A genomic stretch from Paraburkholderia dioscoreae includes:
- the tssG gene encoding type VI secretion system baseplate subunit TssG, with amino-acid sequence MQTAQRRIDPGVIEQLLDEPHRFEFFQAVRILEKWFAQQSPSHTGRPGEIVAQRIGFRNSLSMSFPPSEIHGAQSYGAAGAALKQKAQRTAALEDGSLDKVDITPAFFGLLGGQGALPLHYTEQIVAREQIKRDRAAREFFDVFSNRATALFYAAWKKYRLPFHYELDRDERYLPLLLALAGVADDDTRNSLQNGEGALFDEAIAGYALAARHRPVSAAYLQRTLSEYFKVRVRVEQFIGKWYDVPRDQLTLLGSVNATLGATALAGERVWQRDMRARLVIGPLDKADYEAFLPGADRAVALERMLTLLAGVTLEYEVSLVLRREAVGPSVLSKGARLGWDAFLCTKEADRDRADARYELHVIH; translated from the coding sequence ATGCAAACCGCGCAGCGGCGAATCGATCCTGGCGTAATCGAACAACTTCTCGACGAGCCGCATCGCTTCGAATTTTTTCAGGCGGTGCGGATTCTCGAGAAGTGGTTCGCGCAGCAATCGCCTTCTCACACCGGACGCCCAGGCGAAATCGTCGCCCAGCGTATCGGTTTTCGCAATTCGCTGTCCATGTCGTTCCCGCCGAGCGAGATTCACGGCGCGCAGTCTTACGGCGCCGCGGGCGCGGCACTGAAACAGAAGGCGCAACGCACGGCGGCGCTCGAAGACGGCTCGCTCGACAAAGTGGATATCACGCCCGCTTTTTTCGGTTTGCTCGGCGGGCAGGGCGCATTGCCGCTGCACTACACCGAACAGATCGTCGCGCGCGAGCAGATCAAACGTGACCGTGCCGCGCGTGAGTTCTTCGACGTGTTTTCGAATCGCGCGACGGCGCTGTTCTACGCGGCGTGGAAGAAATACCGCCTGCCGTTTCATTACGAACTGGATCGCGACGAACGCTATTTGCCGTTGCTGCTCGCACTCGCCGGTGTCGCCGACGACGACACGCGCAACAGTCTGCAAAACGGCGAAGGCGCGTTGTTCGACGAAGCGATTGCCGGCTACGCGCTCGCCGCGCGGCATCGACCGGTATCGGCCGCTTATTTGCAGCGCACGCTATCGGAGTACTTCAAGGTGCGGGTGCGCGTCGAGCAGTTCATCGGCAAATGGTACGACGTGCCGCGCGATCAGTTGACTTTGCTAGGAAGCGTCAACGCGACGCTCGGCGCGACCGCGCTGGCGGGCGAGCGCGTCTGGCAGCGCGACATGCGCGCGCGGCTAGTGATCGGACCGCTCGACAAGGCGGACTACGAAGCGTTTTTACCCGGCGCCGATCGCGCAGTGGCGCTCGAACGCATGCTCACGCTGCTGGCAGGCGTCACGCTCGAATACGAGGTGTCGCTGGTGCTGCGTCGCGAGGCCGTTGGGCCGAGCGTATTGAGCAAGGGCGCGCGCCTCGGCTGGGATGCGTTCCTTTGCACGAAGGAAGCTGACCGTGACCGCGCGGATGCCCGCTACGAATTGCATGTGATTCACTGA
- the tssH gene encoding type VI secretion system ATPase TssH, translating into MSTSLNTLIAKLNPTCRQAALLAANNCLARGHYEVDLEHLLLALLDEPASDVALVLRASRIDAHALRADLERELQRLKTGNTRTPVFSKHLIELLEQAWLIASLDSQIGRIRSGHLLLALLSAPDLAQFAERMSPLLRDVRVTDLKHKFDELTAGSREVERSNGTESAQSGADDAAAASDTTAGAPSQTPALDTYTSNLTQRAREGKIDPVIGREGEIRQTTDILMRRRQNNPIMTGEAGVGKTAVVEGLALRIAADDVPAPLKGVALHVLDMGLLQAGASVKGEFENRLKNVIDEVKKSPHPIILFIDEAHTIIGAGGQAGQNDAANLLKPALARGELRTIAATTWSEYKKYFEKDAALARRFQVVKIEEPGEALAAAMLRGMAALMEKHFNVRVLDDAITEAVRLSHRYISGRQLPDKAISVLDTACAKVALAHSSTPAAIDNTKKRLERIDAEIAALEREVASGALHDERLAELRALREEDLGHLAEDEARYDKERALVTEIVGLRADIDAARVSSADPEQAGKAQQARETLAMRVAELHALQGGQPMVPLQVDGHVVAEIVASWTGIPLGRMVKDEIQTVLNLQPLLAARVIGQDHALEAIAQRVRTASANLEDPNKPRGVFMFVGPSGVGKTETALALADVLYGGERKMVTINMSEYQEAHSVSGLKGSPPGYVGYGEGGVLTEAVRRNPYSVVLLDEVEKAHPDVLEMFFQVFDKGTMDDAEGREIDFRNTLIILTSNVGSQAVMQACLNRSAEELPDADELAETLRPQLYKAFKPAFLGRMKVVPYYPISDDVLAEIIELKLERIRRRIEANHKAVFEWDESLVDAVLARCTEVDSGARNVDHILNGTLLPEIARRVLERVANGEAIERIAVRASEAGEFDYTVV; encoded by the coding sequence ATGAGCACGTCACTCAACACCCTGATCGCCAAACTGAATCCGACCTGCCGGCAGGCGGCGTTGCTCGCGGCGAACAATTGTCTCGCGCGCGGTCACTACGAGGTCGATCTCGAGCACCTGCTGTTGGCGTTGCTGGACGAACCGGCAAGCGACGTCGCGCTGGTTCTGCGCGCAAGCAGAATCGACGCGCATGCGTTACGAGCGGATCTCGAACGCGAATTGCAGCGTTTGAAAACCGGCAACACGCGCACGCCGGTATTTTCGAAGCATCTGATCGAATTGCTCGAACAGGCGTGGCTGATTGCATCGCTCGATTCGCAGATCGGACGGATCCGTTCCGGGCATCTGCTGCTGGCGTTGCTGAGCGCACCGGATCTCGCGCAGTTCGCCGAGCGCATGTCGCCGTTGCTGCGCGACGTGCGCGTGACCGACCTGAAGCACAAATTCGACGAGCTGACCGCGGGTTCGCGCGAAGTGGAGCGCAGCAACGGGACAGAGAGCGCGCAAAGCGGCGCGGACGACGCAGCAGCAGCGAGCGATACCACGGCGGGCGCGCCGTCACAAACGCCGGCGCTCGACACCTACACCAGCAACCTCACGCAGCGGGCGCGCGAAGGCAAGATCGATCCGGTGATAGGCCGCGAAGGCGAGATTCGCCAGACCACCGACATTCTGATGCGCCGCCGCCAGAACAACCCGATCATGACGGGCGAAGCGGGCGTGGGTAAAACAGCGGTAGTCGAAGGTCTCGCACTGCGCATTGCCGCCGACGACGTGCCCGCGCCGCTCAAAGGCGTGGCGTTGCACGTGCTCGACATGGGACTGCTGCAAGCCGGCGCCAGCGTGAAAGGCGAGTTCGAAAACCGCCTGAAGAACGTGATCGACGAAGTGAAGAAGAGCCCGCATCCGATCATTCTGTTTATCGACGAAGCGCACACGATCATCGGCGCGGGTGGCCAGGCCGGGCAGAACGACGCGGCTAATCTGTTGAAGCCGGCGTTGGCGCGTGGTGAATTGCGCACCATCGCGGCCACCACGTGGAGCGAGTACAAGAAGTACTTCGAGAAAGACGCGGCACTTGCGCGGCGTTTCCAGGTCGTGAAGATCGAGGAGCCGGGCGAGGCGCTTGCCGCGGCCATGCTGCGCGGCATGGCCGCGTTGATGGAAAAGCACTTCAACGTCCGCGTGCTGGACGATGCGATCACCGAAGCCGTGCGCCTGTCGCATCGCTACATTAGCGGCCGGCAACTGCCGGATAAGGCGATCAGCGTGCTCGATACGGCTTGCGCAAAAGTGGCGCTCGCGCATAGCTCCACCCCCGCTGCCATCGACAACACCAAGAAACGCCTCGAACGTATCGACGCTGAAATCGCGGCGCTGGAACGGGAAGTGGCAAGCGGTGCGCTGCACGACGAGCGGCTCGCGGAATTGCGCGCACTGCGTGAGGAAGACCTCGGGCATCTCGCCGAAGACGAAGCACGCTACGACAAGGAACGCGCACTGGTGACGGAAATTGTCGGCCTGCGCGCGGACATCGACGCGGCCCGCGTGAGTAGCGCGGATCCTGAACAGGCCGGCAAGGCGCAGCAGGCACGCGAAACGCTCGCCATGCGCGTGGCCGAATTGCACGCCTTGCAAGGCGGCCAGCCGATGGTGCCATTGCAGGTGGATGGTCACGTGGTCGCCGAAATCGTCGCGTCGTGGACGGGCATTCCGCTCGGCCGTATGGTCAAGGATGAAATCCAGACCGTGCTCAACCTGCAGCCGCTGCTGGCCGCGCGCGTGATCGGTCAGGACCACGCGCTCGAAGCGATCGCTCAGCGCGTGCGCACCGCGAGTGCGAATCTCGAAGATCCGAACAAGCCGCGCGGCGTGTTCATGTTCGTCGGGCCGTCGGGCGTCGGCAAGACCGAGACCGCGCTTGCGCTGGCCGACGTGCTGTACGGCGGCGAACGCAAGATGGTCACGATCAATATGAGCGAGTATCAGGAAGCGCACAGCGTGTCCGGTCTGAAAGGCTCGCCGCCGGGCTATGTCGGTTATGGCGAGGGCGGCGTGCTGACCGAAGCGGTGCGTCGTAATCCTTACTCCGTGGTACTGCTCGACGAAGTCGAAAAGGCGCACCCGGATGTGCTCGAAATGTTCTTCCAGGTGTTCGACAAAGGCACGATGGACGACGCCGAGGGCCGCGAGATCGATTTCCGCAATACGTTGATCATTCTGACTTCGAACGTCGGCTCGCAGGCCGTGATGCAGGCCTGCCTGAACAGGAGCGCTGAAGAATTGCCTGATGCCGACGAACTCGCGGAGACGTTGCGCCCGCAACTGTACAAGGCGTTCAAACCGGCATTCCTCGGCCGCATGAAAGTAGTGCCGTACTACCCGATCTCCGACGACGTGCTTGCTGAGATCATCGAACTGAAGCTCGAACGGATTCGCCGCCGTATCGAAGCGAATCACAAGGCTGTGTTCGAATGGGACGAGTCGCTGGTCGATGCGGTGCTCGCGCGCTGCACCGAAGTGGATTCCGGCGCCCGCAATGTCGACCACATTCTGAACGGTACCCTGTTGCCCGAAATTGCGCGGCGAGTGCTGGAACGTGTGGCGAACGGCGAGGCGATCGAACGCATTGCCGTGCGGGCGAGCGAGGCGGGTGAATTCGACTACACGGTGGTGTGA
- the tssA gene encoding type VI secretion system protein TssA, producing MPINLNTLLAPLSETSPCGEDLLFSADFDAIQHARRFEDPSLDQGEWVTEIKEADWPFVVECSGSLLQTQTKDLRLAVWLTEALAIDEGVNGLSQGYALLTGLCERYWDHVHPLPDGDDTEYRLGNVAWLVGRTGDLLRAMPITSSQGSTYSTIDWDVATHVAQAVKRDPDHADDIARGKPSIEQIEASKRATPTVFYPTLLADLKAFEAAMLALEQELDRRAGDFAPSFRQAKDAYESVYRLAERFARELGVNADAAPPAKAPAPNEHERAEPTFKTSPQREEPVLTTMPTSPIAGIQSRAQAVAQLRAVAKFFRSTEPHNPAAYFADKAAEAADMPLHQWLSTVVKDDGSLAHIRELLGVKPEENS from the coding sequence ATGCCGATTAATCTGAACACGTTGCTGGCTCCGCTCAGCGAAACCTCGCCCTGTGGCGAAGATCTGCTTTTTTCAGCGGATTTCGACGCGATTCAGCACGCGCGCCGTTTCGAAGACCCATCGCTGGATCAGGGCGAATGGGTCACGGAGATCAAGGAGGCGGATTGGCCCTTCGTTGTCGAGTGTTCGGGCAGTCTGCTGCAAACGCAGACTAAAGATTTGCGCCTCGCCGTCTGGCTCACGGAAGCCCTCGCGATTGATGAAGGCGTCAACGGTCTTTCGCAAGGCTATGCGTTGTTGACGGGACTTTGCGAGCGCTACTGGGATCACGTGCATCCGCTGCCGGACGGCGACGACACCGAGTATCGCCTTGGCAACGTCGCGTGGCTGGTCGGCCGCACGGGCGATCTGTTGCGCGCCATGCCGATTACGTCGTCGCAGGGCAGTACGTACAGCACGATCGATTGGGATGTGGCCACGCACGTCGCGCAAGCTGTCAAGCGCGATCCGGATCACGCCGACGACATCGCGCGCGGCAAACCGTCGATCGAGCAGATCGAAGCGTCGAAGCGCGCCACGCCGACGGTGTTTTACCCGACACTGCTCGCCGATCTGAAAGCATTCGAAGCGGCCATGCTCGCCCTCGAACAGGAACTGGACCGGCGTGCCGGAGATTTCGCGCCGAGTTTCCGCCAGGCAAAGGACGCGTATGAAAGCGTCTACCGGTTGGCCGAGCGCTTTGCCCGCGAACTGGGTGTGAACGCCGATGCAGCGCCGCCCGCGAAAGCACCCGCGCCGAACGAGCACGAACGCGCCGAGCCCACCTTCAAGACCTCACCGCAACGCGAGGAACCTGTGTTGACGACCATGCCGACCAGCCCGATTGCAGGAATCCAGAGCCGTGCGCAGGCCGTCGCGCAATTGCGTGCGGTGGCCAAATTTTTCCGCAGCACGGAGCCGCATAATCCCGCGGCGTATTTCGCCGACAAGGCGGCGGAGGCGGCGGATATGCCATTGCATCAATGGCTATCGACCGTGGTGAAAGACGACGGATCGCTCGCGCATATTCGCGAGTTGCTGGGTGTGAAGCCGGAAGAGAACAGCTAG
- a CDS encoding OmpA family protein, with product MLNQPTRIAALLAGLFLSALAHADNDGPARVMPVDNSGISIHTTILPPASSAPVGNAGPAVNTAGLASGTTGAGTGAITAAPPPANATPGQVVVGGKVPDEATKAAVLARLRDTYGAANVVDQIEVADVATPPNWSANVQKLIGPQLKQISKGQLKIDGTQIDVKGEVHNESQRQQLASDMANALNPTYTIKNGLRVSASEQGLLDQTLANRTIEFETGSATLTPQGRAILDQMAAAMMKMTNKTVAIIGHTDNSGNRTSNIALSQARADAVKGYLVAKGIPPQQMTTTGVGPDQPIASNDTTDGRARNRRIEFRAGS from the coding sequence ATGCTGAACCAACCTACCCGTATCGCCGCGCTGCTCGCGGGCCTTTTTCTCAGCGCGCTCGCGCATGCCGACAACGACGGCCCGGCTCGCGTCATGCCGGTCGACAACAGCGGTATTTCGATTCACACCACGATCCTGCCGCCTGCTTCGTCGGCGCCGGTGGGCAACGCGGGGCCGGCGGTGAACACGGCCGGACTCGCCAGCGGCACGACCGGCGCCGGCACTGGCGCCATCACCGCGGCACCGCCGCCCGCCAACGCAACGCCGGGCCAGGTGGTGGTAGGCGGCAAGGTGCCGGATGAAGCGACCAAGGCAGCCGTGCTTGCGCGCCTGCGCGACACGTACGGCGCGGCCAATGTGGTCGATCAGATCGAAGTCGCTGACGTGGCGACGCCGCCGAACTGGTCCGCCAACGTACAGAAGCTGATCGGGCCGCAATTGAAACAGATCAGCAAAGGCCAACTGAAAATCGACGGCACGCAGATCGACGTGAAGGGCGAAGTCCACAACGAATCGCAACGCCAGCAACTCGCAAGCGACATGGCAAATGCGTTGAACCCGACCTATACGATCAAGAACGGCCTGCGTGTAAGCGCCTCTGAACAGGGCCTGCTCGATCAGACACTCGCGAACCGCACGATCGAATTCGAAACCGGCAGCGCGACGCTCACGCCGCAAGGCCGTGCGATTCTCGATCAGATGGCCGCCGCAATGATGAAAATGACCAACAAAACGGTCGCGATCATCGGGCACACCGACAACTCGGGTAATCGCACGTCAAATATCGCATTGAGCCAGGCGCGCGCGGATGCGGTGAAGGGCTATCTGGTCGCCAAAGGTATCCCGCCGCAGCAGATGACGACGACCGGCGTCGGTCCGGATCAGCCGATTGCGTCGAACGACACGACCGATGGGCGGGCACGGAATCGGCGCATCGAGTTTCGCGCGGGGTCTTGA
- the tagF gene encoding type VI secretion system-associated protein TagF, with protein MTQTVQAQIAYFGKIPSRGDFVKSAHNPQLLATLDRWIAEAMELLTDDPRWKIVYENAKPMHFAFLGSRSKLAIAGHMMTSHDQSSRRFPFLAATALEVEKPLTFLAHSPLAFARLWSRVAAQMKPLLGASEPPGALQALGETQVPIEIGAGPGNPHDGTFNDFVEHQTLAGLEQMLLGSGHPVRLRGAMLALGSLLRPVMQSGSSHLERGLTLPLPNDPFYRSLVAAFWLELIAPFVAQADFELAIFIGTIAERERLIIGFNGASAKTLHSVVDPQSYAAHNIDIDDPEWIDEHAQNDHGISKLVSYLDQPQLSLRVSIDTFREAFTGA; from the coding sequence ATGACGCAGACCGTGCAGGCGCAAATCGCCTACTTCGGCAAGATCCCGTCGCGCGGCGACTTTGTGAAGAGCGCGCATAACCCGCAATTGCTGGCCACACTCGACCGCTGGATCGCCGAAGCAATGGAGTTGCTCACCGACGATCCGCGCTGGAAGATCGTCTACGAAAACGCCAAGCCGATGCACTTCGCGTTCCTCGGCTCGCGCAGCAAGCTGGCAATTGCCGGGCATATGATGACCAGTCACGATCAGTCGTCGCGGCGCTTTCCGTTTCTCGCCGCGACCGCGCTCGAAGTCGAAAAGCCGCTGACGTTTCTGGCGCACAGTCCACTCGCCTTCGCACGCCTCTGGTCACGCGTCGCGGCGCAGATGAAGCCGCTGCTCGGTGCCAGCGAACCGCCCGGCGCCCTGCAGGCGCTCGGCGAAACGCAGGTGCCGATCGAAATCGGCGCCGGTCCCGGCAATCCGCACGACGGCACCTTCAATGATTTCGTCGAACACCAGACGCTCGCCGGCCTCGAACAGATGCTGCTCGGGAGCGGCCATCCGGTGCGTTTGCGCGGCGCGATGCTGGCGCTCGGCTCGCTTTTGCGTCCGGTGATGCAAAGCGGCTCGTCGCATCTCGAACGCGGGCTGACCTTGCCGCTGCCGAACGATCCGTTCTACCGGAGTCTCGTCGCGGCATTCTGGCTCGAACTGATTGCACCGTTCGTCGCGCAGGCGGATTTCGAACTGGCGATTTTCATCGGCACGATTGCCGAGCGCGAGCGGCTCATCATCGGCTTTAACGGTGCTTCGGCCAAAACGCTGCACAGCGTGGTCGATCCGCAGTCGTACGCGGCGCACAACATCGATATCGACGATCCCGAGTGGATCGACGAACACGCACAAAACGATCATGGCATCAGCAAGCTCGTCAGTTACCTCGACCAACCGCAACTGTCGCTGCGCGTCAGCATCGACACGTTCCGCGAAGCATTCACGGGAGCGTGA
- the tssM gene encoding type VI secretion system membrane subunit TssM: protein MRRFLNVLTHTRTLSIIGLLALAAVLFIGADTLQIDLMWPAVVLGTVVALWLLVWAVRRLRARRANRKLGEMLEQQAEKQTEAGPAPTPARQAELDVLRTRLVEAVKTIKTSKIGQVSGGSALYELPWYIVIGNPAAGKSSAVLNSGLQFPFADMNNAVVHGIGGTRNCDWFFTTEGILLDTAGRYSVHEEDRTEWLGFLGLLKRFRPKAPINGIIVTASIAELTGSKPEFAINLAKNLRQRVQELTEKLEVFAPVYVMFTKADLITGFTEFFSGSDRHEYDRVWGATLPYEPDEKRDVVGLFDEHFEELYDGLKEISIAQMSISRGNKLSPGQLSFPLEFSTIKPALRAFLATLFETNPFQYKPIFRGFYFTSALQEGETSSAAATRIANRFGLSAESLPKPHSAFSKNGFFLRDLFSKVIFADRQTVRQFASPAKTRMRYATFFGFVAALALALGGWTWSTVNNQQLTANVQADLDNVVRLQQNRNDLQSRLQAMDVLEDRIDQLEQFRRDKPLAVSLGLYQGDRLEQRLLTEYYNGVRQILLDPVSQNLASFLKDVNAHPDQLAPLNRAPDAAAIPVSTHSAMSANSQGGLYSDASPTNVEDAYNALKTYLMLSDKRHVETAHLTDQVARFWRGWLETNRGNMPRDEMIRSAERMITFYLSRVSDDDWPMIDQNLGLVDQTRENLRRVVRGMPARQRVYEEIKARASTRFAPMTIARIVGENNTALVAGSYAIPGTFTREAWFQYVQPAIRDAATKELQAKDWVLNTSAHDDLTLEGSPEQIQKALVAMYKTEYAMHWQKFMQGIAVQSFGSFGQAVDAMNRLGDPQDSPIRKVLETAYDQTSWDNPSLFNANLKRAQTGVTSWFKNWFSRAPTGQLNANIDINGNPVEMPMGPIGQEFSALGRIVVSGDNGSMLKGYMDTLSKVRTRFNVIKNQGDPGPGARQLMQQTLDGSGSELADSLKYVDEQMLTGLTDSQRKALRPLLVRPLMAAYAVVIQPASVEVNKVWNAQVYQTFQGSLANKYPFASDAKVEAGAGEIAQVFGPDGAIARFVGTTLGPLAVRRGDTLTARTWGDMGLALTPDFTNGFARWVAPLAGGAASASAQSSSEPQTVFQILPQPSSGTTEYTLAIDGQQMRYRNTPPQWTNFVWPNPSGSPGATLSATTFDGRTLQLVNEPGRYGLEKLINSAQRKRRPDGTFDLSWTQGSVTVAVSMRIISTSQASSGTSDAPQQQSLRGLRLPSSVADVSAAANSVNATVAGAPGAALATAPATPAARPATAAAAVSNPGGAQ from the coding sequence ATGCGACGCTTTCTCAACGTGTTGACTCACACACGCACGCTCTCGATCATCGGCCTGCTCGCGCTCGCTGCCGTTTTATTCATTGGCGCCGATACCTTGCAGATCGACCTGATGTGGCCGGCTGTCGTCCTCGGCACGGTGGTCGCGCTTTGGCTGCTGGTGTGGGCGGTGCGCCGTCTGCGCGCACGGCGCGCGAACCGCAAGCTCGGCGAAATGCTCGAACAGCAGGCCGAGAAGCAGACTGAAGCCGGCCCCGCGCCCACGCCCGCGCGCCAGGCTGAACTCGACGTGCTGCGCACGCGCCTCGTCGAAGCCGTGAAGACCATCAAGACCTCGAAGATCGGCCAGGTGTCGGGCGGCTCGGCGCTGTATGAACTGCCGTGGTACATCGTGATCGGCAACCCCGCGGCGGGCAAGAGCAGCGCGGTGCTGAATTCTGGCTTGCAATTTCCCTTCGCCGACATGAACAATGCGGTGGTCCACGGCATTGGCGGCACGCGCAACTGCGACTGGTTCTTCACGACCGAAGGCATTCTGCTCGACACCGCCGGGCGCTATTCCGTGCATGAAGAGGACCGCACCGAATGGCTCGGTTTCCTCGGCCTGCTCAAACGTTTCCGGCCGAAGGCGCCGATCAACGGCATCATCGTCACGGCGAGCATTGCGGAACTGACCGGCAGCAAGCCCGAATTCGCGATCAATCTGGCGAAGAATCTGCGCCAGCGCGTGCAGGAGTTGACCGAGAAGCTCGAAGTGTTCGCGCCGGTGTATGTGATGTTTACGAAGGCCGACCTGATTACCGGCTTCACCGAATTCTTCAGCGGCAGCGATCGCCACGAATACGACCGTGTGTGGGGCGCCACCCTGCCCTACGAGCCGGACGAGAAGCGCGACGTGGTGGGTCTGTTCGACGAGCACTTCGAAGAACTGTACGACGGTCTGAAAGAGATCAGCATCGCGCAGATGTCGATCAGTCGCGGCAACAAGCTTTCGCCGGGTCAACTGAGCTTTCCGCTCGAATTCTCGACTATCAAGCCCGCATTGCGCGCGTTTCTCGCCACGCTGTTCGAGACCAACCCGTTCCAGTACAAGCCGATTTTCCGCGGCTTCTATTTCACCAGCGCATTGCAGGAAGGCGAAACCAGTAGCGCCGCGGCCACGCGCATCGCGAACCGTTTCGGCCTGAGCGCCGAGAGCCTGCCCAAGCCGCACAGCGCGTTCTCGAAGAACGGCTTCTTCCTGCGCGATCTGTTTTCGAAAGTGATCTTTGCCGACCGGCAAACGGTCAGGCAATTCGCGAGTCCTGCCAAAACGCGCATGCGTTATGCGACCTTCTTCGGCTTCGTTGCGGCGCTCGCGCTGGCGCTCGGCGGCTGGACCTGGTCGACGGTCAACAACCAGCAGCTCACGGCGAACGTGCAGGCCGACCTCGACAACGTGGTGCGCCTGCAGCAGAACCGCAACGATCTGCAATCGCGCCTGCAGGCTATGGACGTGCTCGAAGACCGCATCGACCAGCTCGAACAGTTCCGCCGCGACAAGCCGCTCGCGGTATCGCTCGGTCTCTATCAGGGCGATCGCCTCGAACAACGTCTGCTGACCGAGTACTACAACGGCGTTCGCCAGATTCTGCTCGACCCGGTCTCGCAGAATCTCGCTTCGTTCCTGAAGGACGTCAACGCGCATCCCGATCAGCTCGCGCCGTTGAACCGCGCGCCGGACGCCGCCGCGATTCCGGTCTCCACGCATTCGGCCATGAGCGCGAACAGCCAGGGCGGTCTGTATAGCGACGCCTCGCCGACCAATGTGGAAGACGCGTACAACGCGCTCAAGACCTACCTGATGCTGAGCGACAAGCGTCATGTGGAAACGGCTCACCTCACCGACCAGGTCGCGCGCTTCTGGCGCGGCTGGCTCGAAACGAATCGCGGCAACATGCCGCGCGACGAGATGATCCGCAGCGCCGAACGCATGATCACGTTCTACCTCTCGCGCGTGTCCGACGACGACTGGCCGATGATCGACCAGAACCTCGGTCTCGTCGATCAGACTCGCGAGAATCTGCGCCGCGTGGTGCGCGGCATGCCGGCCCGTCAGCGTGTCTATGAAGAAATCAAGGCACGTGCGTCGACCCGTTTCGCGCCAATGACGATCGCGCGCATTGTCGGCGAAAACAATACCGCGCTGGTGGCGGGCAGCTATGCGATCCCCGGCACGTTCACGCGTGAGGCGTGGTTCCAGTATGTGCAGCCCGCCATTCGCGACGCGGCCACCAAGGAACTGCAGGCCAAGGACTGGGTGCTCAACACGTCCGCTCACGACGACCTGACGCTGGAAGGCAGTCCTGAGCAGATCCAGAAAGCGCTCGTCGCGATGTACAAGACCGAGTACGCGATGCATTGGCAGAAGTTCATGCAAGGCATTGCGGTGCAGAGCTTCGGCAGCTTCGGTCAGGCCGTGGATGCGATGAACCGTCTCGGCGACCCGCAGGATTCGCCGATCCGCAAGGTGCTCGAAACCGCGTACGACCAGACTTCGTGGGACAACCCGTCGCTGTTCAACGCGAACCTGAAGCGCGCGCAAACCGGCGTGACGAGCTGGTTCAAGAACTGGTTTTCGCGTGCGCCGACCGGCCAGCTCAACGCGAACATCGACATCAACGGTAATCCGGTTGAAATGCCGATGGGCCCGATCGGCCAGGAGTTCTCGGCGCTGGGCCGCATCGTGGTGAGCGGCGACAACGGTTCGATGCTCAAGGGCTATATGGACACGCTGTCGAAAGTGCGCACGCGCTTTAACGTGATCAAGAATCAGGGCGATCCCGGACCGGGCGCGCGTCAGTTGATGCAGCAGACGCTCGACGGCAGCGGTTCCGAGCTCGCCGATTCGCTGAAATACGTCGACGAGCAAATGCTCACGGGCCTCACCGACTCGCAGCGCAAAGCGCTGCGCCCGCTGCTCGTGCGGCCGTTGATGGCAGCGTATGCGGTGGTGATCCAGCCGGCCAGCGTCGAAGTCAACAAGGTGTGGAATGCGCAGGTCTATCAGACCTTCCAGGGCTCGCTGGCAAACAAGTACCCGTTTGCGAGCGACGCGAAAGTCGAAGCCGGCGCCGGTGAAATCGCCCAGGTGTTCGGCCCGGACGGTGCGATCGCCAGGTTCGTCGGCACCACGCTCGGCCCGCTCGCCGTGCGCCGTGGCGACACGCTGACGGCTCGCACGTGGGGCGATATGGGTCTCGCGCTCACGCCGGACTTCACCAACGGCTTCGCGCGCTGGGTCGCGCCGCTCGCCGGCGGCGCGGCGAGTGCGTCGGCTCAGAGTTCGTCCGAACCGCAGACTGTGTTCCAGATCCTGCCGCAGCCAAGCAGCGGCACCACGGAATACACGCTGGCGATCGACGGCCAGCAGATGCGCTATCGCAATACGCCGCCGCAGTGGACCAACTTCGTGTGGCCGAATCCGTCGGGCTCACCGGGCGCGACGTTGAGCGCCACGACCTTCGACGGCCGCACGCTGCAACTGGTCAACGAACCGGGCCGCTACGGTCTGGAGAAGCTGATCAATTCGGCGCAGCGCAAGCGTCGCCCGGACGGCACGTTCGATCTGTCGTGGACGCAAGGCAGCGTCACGGTGGCGGTCAGCATGCGCATCATCAGCACGTCGCAGGCTTCGAGCGGCACCAGCGATGCGCCGCAACAGCAGAGCCTGCGCGGCCTGCGGCTGCCGTCCTCGGTGGCGGATGTGAGCGCGGCGGCGAATTCGGTCAACGCGACTGTCGCGGGGGCGCCGGGCGCCGCGCTCGCCACCGCGCCGGCAACGCCTGCGGCACGGCCGGCTACGGCCGCCGCCGCGGTTTCGAACCCAGGGGGTGCGCAATGA